TCGTCGCCTGCCCGCCCCATCCACAGCACGGTGGCTCCCGAACCGACCGGCGGCTCGTGGCAGTGAGCGACGCGCTCACCGAATCGGGGATCGCCTGTCTCCGGTTCGACTACGGCCCGTGGGACGAGGGCTACGGCGAGCGCGAGGACGTTCGCAACGCCGTCCGCTGGGCCGCGGACGACGACCGCTTCGAGCGGATCGGCCTGTTCGGCTACAGTTTCGGCGCCTCGCAGGCGCTGCTCGCGTCGGCCTCGGTCGACCGGGACGTCGCGGCCGTCGCCGCGCTCGCGCCGACGGCGACGCTCGGCGAGGGACTGGACGCCGTCGAGGCGCTGTCCGCCCTCGAGGCGCCGCTGCTGGTGCTGTACGGCGAGCGGGACACGACCGTCGACTGGGAACCGGTCGTCGACCGCGCGACCGATCGCGGCGACGACGTCTCGTCGCTCGCGGGCGATCACTTCTTCCTCGGCAAACACGGCGCCATCGCGAGCGAGGTCGCCGCGTTCTTCGAGCGCACGCTGCCCGCGTAGCGGCTCACTCGCGCCCGAACCCGGGTGACGCGAGGTGGACGTGATACAGCTTTTCGCAGCCCTCGTCGCCACAGACCGGACACGGTCCGTCCGTCGACGTCGTCTCGAGCGGCGTTCCCGTCGGCTCGACGTTCGCGATCAGTCGCGTTCCCGCGGGGCCGAGTTCGTACCCGCCGTCGGTCTCGCGGACGAAGTACTCGCAGAGTCTCGTCAGGTGGTAGTTGAACTTGCCCGAGTCGCGGATCCCGACGCGTTCCCGGAGTTCGGAGAACGACAGCGGCTCGTCGACCTCCGCGAGCGCCCGCAGAATGGCGATTCGCGTCTCGTTGCCGAGTACCTCGAGCGCGTCGGTCGGGTCCTCAGTGCCGCGTGACATGTCGGATCGTTCGAGGGTCGACGACAAGAGTGTACTGTCCGATGCGTTACAGAAATTCGGTTCGCCGAACGGTAATGTGGGTGGCCGGACCACTGCCGGTGATGGCCGAACGATACGGACCGTGGTCCGGTGGAATCGTCGACCGGCGAACGGCTTCGCTGCTCGGAAACGTCGATT
The nucleotide sequence above comes from Halosolutus halophilus. Encoded proteins:
- a CDS encoding alpha/beta hydrolase, with protein sequence MSDVLLPGGRDVRGRLEEPDAKTQAVVVACPPHPQHGGSRTDRRLVAVSDALTESGIACLRFDYGPWDEGYGEREDVRNAVRWAADDDRFERIGLFGYSFGASQALLASASVDRDVAAVAALAPTATLGEGLDAVEALSALEAPLLVLYGERDTTVDWEPVVDRATDRGDDVSSLAGDHFFLGKHGAIASEVAAFFERTLPA
- a CDS encoding ArsR/SmtB family transcription factor, producing MSRGTEDPTDALEVLGNETRIAILRALAEVDEPLSFSELRERVGIRDSGKFNYHLTRLCEYFVRETDGGYELGPAGTRLIANVEPTGTPLETTSTDGPCPVCGDEGCEKLYHVHLASPGFGRE